In one Winogradskyella sp. MH6 genomic region, the following are encoded:
- a CDS encoding BatA domain-containing protein yields the protein MQFKHPELLYALFLLIVPILIHLFQLRRFQKVQFTNVKFLKAVKLQTRKSSQLKKWLTLLTRMLLLACAIIAFAQPFIPNTEDFNEAQETVVYLDNSYSMQATGKNGSLLNEAIQDIINNFPEDEKISLFTNTQTFRNTSLKALKNDLIQLEHSPTQLNYDALFIKGKELFSKDKSSSKNLILISDFQQKGNPVTFETDSTINLKLVQPKSALVSNVSIDSVYIANSNSETLDLNVKLSNQGEAIDNITVSLFNDDVLLAKNAVNISESSEATFSVSNNAVINGKLVIEDAGLQYDNSFYFNINSKPKIKVLAINENTDDNFLKRIYTDDEFEYNSFKINNLNFNLIPDQNLIILNELEAISDALKTALVSFKTDGGYILTIPSKEINLKAYNQLFKTINLPQYNSLSSQQKRITTINYNHPLLANAFYSKVSNFQYPKVESSYSFSSNANSVLSYENGNAFLIGNNGVYSFSSALNDDNSNFKNSPLIVPVLYNIGKQSLKLPRLYYTIGQPNSIAINAALGQDDILTLGTDENTVIPLQKTFSKTVVLETADYPENAGVFIVKNESEVIQSLSFNYNREESNLSYLDIKNNTNVSVNESLATTINDIKSSSTINALWKWFVIFALVFLIIEILLLKYLK from the coding sequence ATGCAGTTTAAACATCCCGAATTACTTTACGCACTTTTTTTACTGATAGTTCCTATACTTATTCATCTATTTCAGTTACGCCGTTTTCAGAAAGTACAATTTACCAACGTAAAATTCTTAAAAGCCGTAAAACTGCAAACCCGTAAAAGCTCACAATTAAAAAAGTGGTTAACATTACTTACTAGAATGTTGTTGTTGGCTTGCGCCATTATTGCGTTTGCCCAACCATTTATACCAAATACTGAAGATTTTAATGAAGCACAAGAAACCGTTGTGTATCTGGATAATTCATACAGTATGCAGGCCACAGGTAAAAACGGAAGCTTGTTAAATGAGGCCATTCAGGATATAATAAACAACTTTCCTGAGGATGAAAAAATAAGTTTGTTTACTAATACGCAAACCTTTAGAAACACAAGTTTAAAGGCTTTAAAAAATGATTTAATTCAATTAGAGCACTCACCTACGCAACTAAATTATGATGCGCTTTTTATTAAAGGAAAAGAATTGTTTTCTAAAGATAAATCCTCTTCCAAAAACCTGATTTTAATTTCAGATTTTCAGCAAAAAGGCAATCCTGTTACGTTTGAAACCGACAGTACGATTAATCTTAAGTTGGTTCAACCAAAATCTGCATTAGTTTCTAATGTGAGTATAGATAGTGTTTATATTGCGAATTCTAATTCCGAAACTTTAGACTTAAATGTAAAACTATCCAATCAAGGTGAAGCTATTGATAATATTACAGTTTCCTTATTTAATGATGACGTGTTATTAGCAAAAAATGCTGTTAACATAAGCGAAAGTTCTGAAGCTACATTTTCGGTTTCTAACAATGCCGTAATTAATGGAAAATTAGTGATTGAAGATGCAGGTTTGCAATACGATAATAGCTTTTATTTCAATATTAATTCTAAACCAAAAATTAAAGTTCTTGCCATAAACGAAAATACTGATGATAATTTCTTAAAACGCATCTATACAGATGATGAATTTGAGTATAATTCTTTTAAAATAAACAACCTTAATTTCAATTTAATTCCGGACCAAAATTTAATTATTTTAAATGAGCTAGAGGCTATTTCTGATGCTTTAAAAACAGCTCTTGTTTCTTTTAAAACTGACGGAGGATACATTTTAACTATTCCTTCAAAAGAAATAAATTTAAAGGCTTACAATCAGTTGTTTAAAACTATTAATTTACCTCAATACAATTCTCTAAGCAGTCAACAAAAACGTATCACTACAATTAACTATAATCATCCGCTTTTAGCCAATGCATTTTATTCTAAAGTTAGTAATTTTCAGTATCCAAAAGTAGAATCTTCATATAGTTTTTCTTCCAATGCAAATAGTGTATTGTCTTATGAAAATGGTAATGCTTTCCTAATAGGAAATAATGGTGTTTATTCGTTTTCGAGTGCCCTAAATGATGACAACTCTAACTTTAAAAATTCGCCTTTAATAGTTCCTGTACTATATAATATAGGTAAGCAAAGTTTAAAGTTACCACGGTTGTATTATACTATTGGTCAACCAAATTCAATTGCCATAAATGCTGCTTTAGGACAAGATGATATTTTAACGCTTGGCACGGATGAGAACACTGTAATTCCATTACAAAAAACGTTTAGTAAAACAGTGGTTTTAGAAACCGCTGATTACCCTGAAAATGCAGGTGTTTTTATCGTTAAAAATGAATCTGAAGTAATACAAAGCCTAAGTTTTAACTATAATAGAGAAGAAAGCAACTTAAGTTATTTAGACATTAAGAACAATACTAATGTTTCAGTAAACGAAAGTTTAGCCACAACTATAAACGACATAAAAAGTAGCTCAACTATTAATGCACTATGGAAATGGTTTGTTATTTTTGCGCTAGTATTTTTAATAATAGAGATACTTCTACTAAAATATCTTAAATGA
- a CDS encoding alpha/beta hydrolase, with protein MTTELHYIKRPSTLKENAPLLIMCHGYGSDENDLFSFASELPEELFIISLRAPYAMQPYGNAWYAINFDAEKGKWSDNVQARQSVDLIANFIDYACETYPVDKNNVTLLGFSQGTILSLSVAMNYPEKLKNVVALSGYLNEDILPESIDKSKVSHLNIFSSHGYADQVIPVEWARKTPDFLKALGINYVYKEYPVGHGVAPQNFYDFKDWLKNYL; from the coding sequence ATGACTACTGAACTACACTATATAAAAAGACCAAGTACCTTAAAAGAAAATGCTCCTTTGCTTATTATGTGTCATGGTTACGGAAGTGATGAAAATGATCTGTTCTCTTTTGCGTCAGAATTACCAGAAGAGCTCTTCATTATTTCTTTAAGAGCTCCATACGCAATGCAACCCTACGGAAATGCTTGGTATGCTATAAATTTTGATGCCGAAAAAGGAAAATGGAGCGATAATGTACAAGCCAGACAATCTGTTGATTTAATTGCTAATTTTATTGATTATGCCTGTGAGACTTATCCTGTAGACAAAAATAATGTAACACTTTTAGGCTTTAGTCAAGGCACTATTTTAAGTTTATCTGTTGCTATGAACTACCCTGAAAAACTAAAAAATGTTGTAGCACTTAGCGGTTATCTTAACGAAGACATTTTACCTGAAAGTATTGATAAAAGCAAGGTATCTCACTTAAACATATTTTCATCTCATGGCTATGCAGATCAGGTGATTCCTGTTGAATGGGCCAGAAAAACACCAGACTTTTTAAAAGCCTTAGGCATTAATTATGTTTACAAAGAATACCCTGTAGGAC
- a CDS encoding dihydroorotase, translating to MNALIKSATIVDSKSEFHNDTVDILIEKGRISKISKRISNPDNYKEIKLDNLHVSQGWFDSSVSFGEPGYEERETIENGLKTAAESGFTAVALNANSNPVIDSFADITLVKAKAQNKATSLYPIGALTKASNSTDLAELFDMKNAGAVAFYDYQKPISNPNLIKIALQYASNFDGLVLSFPQESKISGLGVVNENINSTRLGLKGNPGLAEELQVARDLFLLEYTEGKLHIPTISTAKSVELIRDAKAKKLNVTCSVAIHNLVLTDDNLEGFDTRYKVLPPLRTQNDCDALIEGLKDGTIDMVTTDHNPIDIEAKKVEFDHAKYGTIGLESAFGALQTVFTTKKTVSLLTQGKARFGIPENSINIGEVANLSLFNPDDKYQFNKENITSKSKNSAFLGMELKGKVYGVIANNKVVIK from the coding sequence ATGAACGCACTCATAAAATCTGCCACCATCGTTGATTCTAAAAGTGAATTTCACAACGACACAGTAGATATTTTAATTGAAAAAGGACGCATTTCTAAGATTTCTAAACGCATTTCTAATCCTGATAATTACAAAGAAATTAAACTAGATAACCTCCACGTTTCTCAAGGCTGGTTTGACAGTAGTGTTTCTTTTGGAGAACCTGGATATGAAGAACGTGAAACTATAGAAAACGGACTAAAAACTGCTGCTGAGTCAGGTTTTACTGCCGTAGCGCTTAATGCAAATTCCAATCCTGTAATAGATAGTTTTGCAGATATTACTCTGGTCAAAGCAAAAGCACAAAACAAAGCCACCAGTCTCTATCCTATTGGTGCTTTAACAAAAGCTAGCAATAGTACTGATCTGGCTGAGTTATTTGATATGAAAAATGCAGGAGCGGTAGCTTTCTATGATTATCAGAAACCTATTTCCAACCCAAACCTTATAAAGATTGCCCTGCAATATGCGAGTAATTTTGACGGTTTAGTATTGTCTTTTCCTCAAGAATCAAAGATTTCTGGTTTAGGTGTGGTTAACGAAAATATAAACAGTACACGTTTAGGTTTAAAAGGAAATCCCGGTTTAGCAGAAGAATTGCAAGTTGCCAGAGATTTATTCCTTCTAGAATATACCGAAGGTAAACTACATATACCAACGATATCTACGGCTAAATCTGTAGAACTCATTAGAGATGCAAAAGCCAAAAAACTTAATGTGACTTGTAGTGTAGCGATACACAATTTAGTATTAACAGATGATAACCTAGAAGGATTTGATACCAGATATAAGGTTTTACCTCCACTAAGAACACAAAACGATTGTGATGCTTTAATTGAAGGACTAAAGGACGGAACAATAGATATGGTTACCACAGACCACAACCCAATTGATATAGAAGCTAAAAAAGTAGAATTTGACCATGCAAAATACGGAACCATAGGTTTAGAATCAGCATTTGGTGCTTTGCAGACTGTATTTACCACAAAGAAAACGGTTAGTTTGCTTACTCAAGGCAAAGCTAGATTTGGTATACCCGAAAACTCAATAAACATTGGTGAAGTTGCTAATTTAAGTTTATTCAATCCTGACGATAAATATCAATTCAATAAAGAGAATATAACTTCAAAATCTAAAAACAGTGCTTTTCTAGGGATGGAATTAAAAGGAAAAGTTTACGGTGTTATTGCAAATAATAAAGTGGTTATCAAATAA